From the Mycoplasmatota bacterium genome, one window contains:
- a CDS encoding GNAT family N-acetyltransferase, with product MNYRIREANLSDYNQINQLAVQLYQLHFKNRSDIFNDTEMCFTHENFKMDLFDENSKIIVCEVNDTIIGYTFFKYITQKKSLLCKERHLISIYDFVVDKNYRNLGIGKIIHQKIVDFANEKKCHIIELDVWFFNQNAIHFYDKLGYLKKNMKMELYI from the coding sequence TTGAATTATAGAATACGAGAAGCCAACTTGTCAGATTACAATCAAATTAATCAATTAGCAGTACAACTTTATCAATTACATTTTAAAAATCGATCTGATATTTTTAACGATACTGAAATGTGTTTTACACATGAAAATTTTAAAATGGATTTATTTGACGAAAATTCAAAAATTATCGTCTGTGAAGTAAACGATACAATAATCGGCTATACATTTTTTAAGTATATTACGCAAAAAAAATCTTTACTATGTAAAGAACGACATTTAATTAGCATTTACGATTTTGTTGTTGATAAGAATTATAGAAATTTAGGAATTGGGAAAATCATTCATCAAAAAATAGTAGACTTTGCCAATGAAAAAAAATGTCATATTATAGAACTTGACGTTTGGTTTTTTAATCAGAATGCAATTCATTTTTATGATAAACTAGGTTATCTTAAGAAAAATATGAAAATGGAACTCTATATATAA
- a CDS encoding RNA-binding S4 domain-containing protein, translating to MIRKVFIHTEYITLGQLLKFENILESGGLVKDFLNQVLITVNNEPEKRRGKKLYHGDIVKIKDLGTYEIIKNGD from the coding sequence ATGATTAGAAAAGTTTTTATTCACACAGAATATATTACTCTAGGACAACTATTAAAATTCGAAAACATCCTCGAATCTGGTGGTTTAGTGAAGGATTTTTTAAATCAAGTTCTGATTACAGTAAACAATGAACCAGAAAAGAGAAGAGGAAAAAAATTATATCATGGAGATATCGTTAAAATTAAAGATTTAGGAACATATGAGATTATAAAAAATGGAGATTAA
- the dnaN gene encoding DNA polymerase III subunit beta — protein MKFKIKNNIFSEAINNVNRALSTKTPMPILKSIKMDLTNEGIFLTASDSNITIKQFIPTFINDIQVINIDEVGSAAVPGKLLLEVLRKANDEFVELTMFEGKVININFKNSDFTLNCLDVKEYPNIDLISTDNPIELDSNQLNEIIKQTVISVSTNESRPILTGVNFKIQNNILSCVATDSYRLSEKVVSFDFDLPNINIVVPGKSLLELEKLLITSQGNVQIHLTNNIISFKMKNIIFQSRLLDGSYPETSRLIPKEFGLTQQFNRQELINVVDRVSLLSREGATNIIKFDIYEDKTIVSLDSPEIGKVVEEVQPLSQEGSLIRIGFNSKYLLDALKVLSDNKVTIKFTGEVRPFIIKTNDESITQLILPVRIE, from the coding sequence ATGAAGTTTAAAATAAAAAACAATATCTTCTCTGAAGCAATTAATAATGTTAATCGTGCTTTATCAACAAAAACACCTATGCCAATATTAAAATCTATTAAGATGGATTTAACAAATGAAGGAATATTTTTAACAGCTAGTGATTCAAATATTACAATTAAACAATTCATTCCTACTTTTATAAATGATATTCAAGTTATTAATATTGATGAGGTAGGCTCTGCAGCGGTACCAGGAAAATTATTATTAGAAGTATTAAGAAAAGCAAATGATGAATTTGTTGAATTAACAATGTTTGAAGGAAAAGTTATTAATATTAATTTTAAAAATTCTGATTTTACTTTAAATTGTCTTGATGTGAAAGAATATCCTAATATTGATTTAATCTCAACAGATAATCCAATAGAATTAGATAGCAATCAATTAAACGAAATAATTAAGCAAACAGTTATCTCTGTATCAACTAATGAAAGTCGTCCTATATTAACCGGTGTTAATTTTAAAATACAAAATAACATTTTATCGTGTGTTGCAACAGATAGTTATCGATTATCTGAAAAAGTAGTTTCATTTGATTTTGATTTACCTAACATTAATATTGTTGTACCAGGAAAAAGTTTATTAGAATTAGAAAAATTATTAATTACTTCACAAGGGAATGTACAGATACATTTAACAAATAATATTATTTCATTTAAGATGAAAAATATAATTTTCCAATCAAGACTATTAGATGGAAGTTATCCCGAAACATCTCGTTTAATTCCAAAAGAATTTGGATTAACACAACAATTTAACAGACAGGAATTAATAAATGTTGTTGATCGTGTTAGTTTATTATCTCGTGAAGGAGCAACAAATATTATAAAATTTGATATTTATGAAGATAAAACAATTGTTTCTTTGGATTCACCTGAAATTGGTAAAGTAGTAGAAGAAGTTCAACCTTTATCACAAGAAGGATCATTAATTAGAATTGGTTTTAATTCTAAATATCTGTTAGACGCTCTAAAAGTCTTAAGTGACAATAAAGTGACCATTAAATTTACAGGAGAAGTAAGACCATTTATTATTAAAACGAATGATGAATCAATTACTCAATTAATTCTTCCTGTAAGAATTGAATAA
- the pdxT gene encoding pyridoxal 5'-phosphate synthase glutaminase subunit PdxT, translating into MKIGILALQGSYYDHQKYFDKLNVETILIKEPKQLEEIDALVLPGGESTAMRRLIDRYHFMDELITFCTSKPVFGTCAGMVLLAKENIGFPTHIGVLDVKLKRNAFGRQIASFEETVCLKEIGNVEGVYIRAPYIEVASNEVEVLGTHRDAIVAVKQNNILATSFHPELTEDYKIGNFFINMIDKHKKE; encoded by the coding sequence ATGAAAATTGGAATTTTAGCTCTTCAAGGATCTTATTATGATCATCAAAAGTATTTTGATAAATTGAATGTTGAAACAATATTGATTAAAGAACCAAAACAATTAGAAGAAATAGATGCCTTAGTTTTGCCAGGTGGTGAAAGCACAGCGATGAGACGCTTGATAGACAGGTATCATTTCATGGATGAATTAATCACTTTCTGTACATCCAAGCCAGTTTTTGGTACTTGTGCAGGAATGGTTCTTCTCGCCAAAGAAAACATTGGTTTTCCAACCCATATTGGTGTTCTTGACGTTAAACTTAAAAGAAATGCTTTTGGTAGACAAATTGCAAGTTTTGAAGAAACAGTATGTTTAAAAGAGATAGGGAATGTAGAAGGTGTTTATATAAGAGCACCATATATTGAAGTAGCTAGTAATGAGGTAGAAGTGTTAGGTACTCATAGAGATGCAATTGTTGCTGTAAAGCAGAACAATATATTAGCGACCTCATTTCATCCTGAATTAACAGAAGATTATAAAATTGGTAATTTTTTCATTAATATGATTGACAAACATAAAAAAGAATAA
- the gyrA gene encoding DNA gyrase subunit A, producing the protein METHNNIGETIKDINISREMKTSFLNYAMSVIVSRALPDVRDGLKPVHRRILYAMYDLGMHHDKPYKKSARIVGEVMGKYHPHGDSAIYETMVRMAQNFSYRYMLVDGHGNFGSIDGDGAAAMRYTEARMSKIAMEMLRDLNKNTIDYRDNYDSSEKEPKVLPARFPNLLVNGSTGIAVGMATNIPPHNLGEVIDAVLAIADDPEMSVAELMEYIKGPDFPTGGIILGKNGIRRAYEFGRGSIVVRAKYDIIENHHKKSIIITEIPYQVNKARLIERIADLAKDKRIEGITDLRDETNRNGIRIVIELKRDTNPEVFMNNLFKHTALQSTFSVNMLALVDNQPKVLNVKQALVHYFNHQKEIIVRRTKYELEKAEARAHILEGYKIALDNIDRVIEIIKASDNENTAVENLISTFSLSHTQAKAIVDMRLKRLTGLERDKIDKEYNDLLVQIAEYKAILADEAKVVDIVRTELTEIKEKFSDKRRTEIVLSDEFDIEDEDLIPVQDIIITVTSRGYVKRLPVDTYKSQNRGGVGIKGMATYEEDYVEHMIYTSTHHKILVFSNFGKVYQLRGFTFPEYGRNAKGMPLVNLLNFEDGERLNSIIAIKDYDPDKFLIFSTKKGIVKRTQLDLFGNIRSTGIKAININVGDELLAVRLTNGQKEIIIGSSNGKLVRFIETDVRSMGRTAAGVKGISLEDDEQVVGMDVVENEEAHVLSISEYGYGKLTPINEYRLTNRGGKGVKTINITDKNGKLVSVRTVMRENQDLLIVTNKGMIIRLPISQISITGRATLGVRLINLKDDQLVASAVIVPTDNEEDDNIN; encoded by the coding sequence ATGGAAACACATAATAATATTGGTGAAACTATAAAAGATATTAATATAAGTCGTGAAATGAAGACTTCCTTTTTAAACTATGCAATGAGCGTTATTGTATCTCGTGCTTTACCTGATGTTCGTGATGGTCTAAAACCAGTTCATCGTCGAATTTTATATGCGATGTATGATTTAGGAATGCACCATGATAAACCTTATAAAAAATCTGCTCGTATCGTCGGGGAAGTAATGGGGAAATATCATCCACATGGTGATTCTGCGATATACGAAACAATGGTACGCATGGCTCAAAATTTTAGTTATCGTTATATGTTAGTAGATGGCCATGGTAACTTTGGTTCGATTGACGGTGATGGAGCTGCAGCGATGCGTTATACAGAAGCTCGTATGTCAAAAATTGCGATGGAAATGTTACGTGATTTAAATAAAAACACAATCGATTACCGTGATAATTATGATAGTTCTGAGAAAGAACCTAAGGTATTACCAGCTAGATTTCCTAATTTGCTTGTTAATGGTTCAACAGGAATCGCAGTTGGTATGGCAACGAATATTCCTCCACATAATTTAGGTGAGGTAATTGATGCTGTATTGGCGATTGCAGATGACCCTGAAATGTCAGTTGCTGAATTAATGGAGTACATAAAAGGACCTGATTTTCCAACTGGTGGAATTATATTAGGAAAAAATGGAATCAGAAGGGCATATGAGTTTGGACGTGGATCTATTGTTGTCCGTGCCAAATATGATATTATAGAAAATCATCATAAAAAGAGTATTATCATTACTGAAATCCCTTATCAAGTTAACAAAGCAAGATTAATCGAAAGGATTGCAGACTTAGCGAAAGATAAGCGGATTGAAGGTATAACTGATTTACGTGATGAAACAAATCGTAATGGAATACGAATTGTGATTGAATTAAAGAGAGATACTAATCCTGAAGTATTTATGAATAATTTGTTCAAACACACAGCTTTACAAAGTACTTTCAGCGTTAATATGTTAGCATTAGTTGATAATCAACCGAAAGTCCTAAATGTTAAACAAGCATTGGTTCATTATTTTAATCATCAAAAAGAAATCATTGTTAGAAGAACAAAATATGAATTAGAAAAAGCAGAAGCTAGAGCTCATATTTTAGAAGGATATAAAATAGCATTAGATAATATTGATCGAGTTATAGAAATTATTAAAGCTTCTGATAATGAAAATACTGCGGTTGAAAATTTAATTAGTACTTTTAGTTTATCTCATACCCAAGCTAAAGCAATTGTTGATATGCGTTTAAAACGTTTAACTGGCTTAGAGCGAGACAAAATTGATAAAGAATATAATGATCTATTAGTTCAAATCGCTGAATATAAAGCTATATTAGCTGATGAAGCTAAAGTGGTTGATATTGTAAGAACTGAATTAACAGAAATTAAAGAGAAGTTTTCTGACAAAAGAAGAACTGAAATTGTTTTATCTGATGAGTTCGATATTGAAGATGAAGACTTAATTCCTGTACAAGATATTATTATTACAGTAACAAGTAGAGGATATGTAAAACGTCTTCCTGTAGATACTTATAAATCACAAAATCGTGGTGGAGTAGGAATTAAAGGAATGGCAACATATGAAGAAGATTATGTTGAACATATGATTTATACTTCAACCCATCATAAAATCTTAGTATTTAGTAATTTTGGAAAAGTATACCAATTACGAGGATTTACTTTCCCAGAATATGGTCGAAATGCAAAAGGAATGCCTCTGGTTAACTTGTTGAATTTCGAAGATGGAGAAAGATTAAATAGTATAATCGCTATCAAAGATTATGATCCGGATAAGTTTTTAATCTTCTCAACTAAAAAAGGTATTGTTAAACGTACTCAATTAGACCTATTTGGTAATATTCGTAGCACTGGTATTAAAGCAATTAATATTAATGTTGGCGATGAATTATTAGCCGTTAGATTAACGAATGGTCAGAAAGAAATTATCATTGGTTCTTCTAATGGGAAATTAGTTCGTTTTATTGAAACCGATGTAAGATCAATGGGAAGAACAGCAGCAGGTGTCAAAGGTATTAGTTTAGAAGACGATGAGCAAGTAGTTGGTATGGATGTTGTTGAGAATGAAGAAGCACATGTTTTATCAATTAGTGAGTATGGTTACGGTAAGTTAACACCTATTAATGAATATCGTTTAACAAATCGTGGTGGAAAAGGTGTTAAGACAATTAATATTACTGACAAAAATGGAAAGTTAGTTTCTGTAAGAACTGTTATGAGAGAAAATCAAGATTTATTGATTGTGACAAATAAGGGAATGATTATAAGACTTCCAATCTCTCAAATCTCCATTACAGGTCGAGCAACACTAGGAGTAAGACTAATCAATTTAAAAGATGATCAATTAGTGGCTAGTGCTGTTATTGTACCAACTGATAATGAAGAAGACGATAATATTAATTAA
- the gyrB gene encoding DNA topoisomerase (ATP-hydrolyzing) subunit B has product MENKIYDASQIQVLEGLEAVRKRPGMYIGSTGESGLHHLVWEIVDNAVDESLAGYCDTIEVKILKDNVISVKDNGRGIPVDIHPLTKKPAVETILTVLHAGGKFGGGSYKVSGGLHGVGSSVVNALSEYLKVVIHINGKIYEQTYERGIPKTELKVVGETKETGSTIIFKVDDTIFTETTIYDYITLRDRIRQLAFLNKGLSISIEDFRDEHRKETFLYNGGIIEYVKYLNKGKEAINDEIIYVSGEKSVQTNLNSEDNVSIEIALQYTKDYNNKIYAFTNNIYNENGGTHETGFRSALLKTINKFAKDKGMFKKDESLTTDDVREGLTAIISCKHSNPQFEGQTKGKLGNYEVRKITDTIFSEGLEKYFIEHPTDAKTIIEKAISALHAREAARKARDMTRRKSPLDSLGFASKLADCRTKDPVRSELYIVEGDSAGGSAKQGRDSEFQAILPLRGKVLNVEKANINKILGNREIVSMVQAIGTNIGKSFIIDNARYHKIIIMTDADVDGAHIRTLLLTFFFRYMREIIESGYVYIAQPPLYKISQGKKIYYAYSDNELDEVLSKISEGSKPTLQRYKGLGEMNPEQLWETTMDPSVRTLIKVSIEDAYEAEQVFERLMGDDVEPRREFIQQNARYVQNLDI; this is encoded by the coding sequence ATGGAAAATAAAATTTATGATGCTAGTCAAATTCAAGTTTTAGAAGGATTAGAAGCGGTAAGAAAACGACCAGGGATGTATATAGGTTCAACGGGTGAAAGTGGACTACATCATTTGGTATGGGAAATTGTCGATAATGCTGTCGATGAATCCTTGGCTGGTTACTGTGATACTATTGAAGTAAAGATTTTAAAAGATAATGTTATTTCAGTTAAAGATAACGGAAGAGGTATTCCTGTTGATATACATCCTTTAACAAAAAAACCTGCGGTAGAGACCATTTTGACTGTATTACATGCAGGTGGTAAATTTGGTGGAGGTAGTTATAAAGTTTCTGGAGGTCTACATGGCGTTGGTTCTTCCGTTGTTAATGCTTTATCTGAATATTTAAAAGTCGTTATTCATATAAATGGTAAAATTTATGAACAGACTTATGAAAGAGGTATCCCTAAAACTGAACTTAAAGTTGTAGGAGAAACAAAAGAAACAGGCTCAACAATCATTTTTAAGGTTGATGACACGATTTTTACCGAAACAACCATTTATGATTATATCACCTTAAGAGATCGCATTAGACAGCTTGCATTCTTAAATAAAGGCCTATCCATTTCAATCGAAGATTTTCGAGATGAACATCGTAAAGAAACATTTTTATATAATGGTGGAATTATTGAATATGTTAAATACCTTAATAAAGGAAAAGAAGCAATTAATGATGAAATCATTTATGTTAGTGGTGAAAAATCTGTTCAGACAAATCTAAATTCAGAAGATAATGTTTCAATAGAAATAGCATTACAATATACTAAAGATTACAATAACAAGATTTATGCTTTTACTAACAACATTTATAATGAAAATGGTGGAACACATGAAACAGGATTTAGATCTGCTTTACTAAAAACAATCAATAAGTTCGCTAAAGATAAAGGAATGTTTAAAAAAGATGAATCATTAACAACTGATGATGTTCGTGAAGGATTAACCGCAATCATTTCATGTAAACATTCTAATCCACAATTCGAAGGACAAACAAAAGGAAAATTAGGAAATTATGAGGTAAGGAAAATTACAGATACGATATTTTCTGAAGGGTTAGAGAAATATTTTATTGAGCATCCAACAGATGCTAAAACAATAATTGAAAAAGCAATTAGTGCGCTTCATGCTAGAGAAGCTGCACGAAAAGCAAGAGATATGACGAGAAGAAAATCACCATTAGATTCCTTAGGATTTGCTTCTAAACTAGCTGATTGTCGTACAAAGGATCCAGTGAGATCTGAACTCTATATTGTCGAGGGTGACTCAGCTGGTGGTAGTGCTAAACAAGGTAGAGATAGTGAATTTCAAGCAATATTACCATTACGTGGTAAAGTACTTAATGTTGAGAAAGCAAATATTAATAAAATATTAGGTAATCGTGAAATTGTTTCAATGGTTCAAGCGATTGGAACAAACATTGGTAAAAGTTTTATTATCGATAATGCAAGATATCATAAAATTATTATTATGACCGATGCAGATGTCGATGGTGCACATATTCGTACTTTATTGCTAACTTTTTTCTTTAGATATATGCGGGAAATTATTGAGAGTGGTTATGTTTATATCGCTCAACCACCCTTATATAAAATATCTCAAGGTAAAAAAATCTATTATGCATATTCAGACAATGAGTTAGATGAAGTCTTAAGCAAAATATCTGAAGGTTCTAAACCTACATTGCAACGCTATAAAGGGTTAGGGGAAATGAATCCAGAACAATTATGGGAAACAACGATGGACCCAAGTGTTAGAACCTTAATCAAAGTAAGTATTGAAGATGCATATGAAGCTGAACAAGTATTTGAACGACTCATGGGAGACGATGTCGAACCAAGACGTGAGTTTATTCAACAAAATGCCCGATATGTTCAAAATCTTGATATATAA
- the pdxS gene encoding pyridoxal 5'-phosphate synthase lyase subunit PdxS, translating into MKNIGTERVKRGMAEMQKGGVIMDVINAEQAKIAEQAGAVAVMALERVPADIRAAGGVARMADPTIVEEVMNAVSIPVMAKCRIGHIVEARTLEALGVDYIDESEVLTPADEMFHLNKKDYTVPFVCGAKNLGEAARRIGEGASMMRTKGEPGTGNIVEAVRHMRIVMSQVRKVVNMSEDEIMTYAKELGAPYHVLLEIKKLGKLPVVNFAAGGVATPADAALMMQLGADGVFVGSGIFKSKNPEKFGKAIVEATTYYQDYGRIAELSKGLGEPMKGIDISTLQGIEPMNGIGW; encoded by the coding sequence ATGAAAAATATTGGTACTGAAAGAGTTAAGCGAGGTATGGCAGAAATGCAAAAAGGTGGCGTTATTATGGACGTAATAAACGCTGAACAAGCAAAAATTGCCGAACAAGCTGGTGCCGTTGCTGTAATGGCACTTGAAAGAGTCCCTGCTGATATTCGAGCAGCTGGTGGTGTAGCTAGAATGGCAGACCCAACCATTGTTGAAGAGGTCATGAATGCTGTATCTATACCAGTTATGGCTAAATGCCGTATTGGACATATTGTCGAGGCAAGAACTTTAGAGGCATTAGGTGTTGATTACATTGACGAATCCGAAGTATTAACACCTGCAGATGAAATGTTCCATCTTAACAAAAAAGACTATACTGTTCCTTTTGTTTGTGGTGCTAAAAATTTAGGAGAAGCTGCTCGTCGTATCGGAGAAGGTGCATCAATGATGCGTACAAAAGGTGAACCAGGAACAGGGAATATTGTTGAAGCAGTTCGTCATATGAGAATTGTTATGAGTCAAGTTCGTAAAGTAGTGAATATGAGTGAAGATGAAATAATGACATATGCTAAAGAATTAGGTGCACCATATCATGTATTATTAGAAATTAAAAAATTAGGTAAATTACCTGTTGTTAATTTCGCTGCAGGTGGTGTTGCAACTCCAGCTGATGCAGCTTTAATGATGCAATTAGGTGCTGATGGTGTTTTTGTTGGTTCTGGTATTTTTAAATCTAAAAATCCTGAAAAATTTGGAAAAGCTATTGTTGAAGCAACAACTTACTATCAAGATTATGGAAGAATCGCAGAATTATCTAAAGGTTTGGGGGAACCAATGAAAGGTATTGACATTTCAACTTTACAAGGGATAGAACCAATGAACGGTATTGGATGGTAA
- the recF gene encoding DNA replication/repair protein RecF codes for MEIKQLTLVNFRNYSSLDISFNNRVNIFIGNNAQGKTTLLESIYLLAISKSHKTYKDKEIIRFNEAYSKVNADLYKNDSLVNLEIIISSQGKKVMINNVEKRKISEYIGVFNVVIFAPEDLDIIKGEPTNRRKFLDVEIGQISSIYIYHLNQYNKVLKQRNEYLKQISHNKQVDYAYLDILTEQLARHGEIITKKRINFIKKLNIYGNHLHKYISNFEENLTIQYKSNYHLREEEVTFDNIFNVYKNNYQKAITKGITQLGIQRDDIRFIVNNIDVSDFGSQGQQRTAALAIKLSLIDFIKEETKYYPIVLLDDVLSELDDTRQTQLLDCIKDKVQTFVTTTNISGIKSDLVDKADIFYIENAQIFKREGEHNGK; via the coding sequence ATGGAGATTAAACAATTAACATTAGTTAATTTTAGAAATTATTCATCTTTAGACATTTCATTCAATAATAGAGTTAATATTTTTATTGGAAATAATGCTCAAGGAAAAACAACTTTATTAGAGAGTATATATCTTTTAGCGATATCAAAGTCTCATAAAACTTATAAAGATAAAGAAATTATTCGATTTAATGAAGCTTATTCTAAAGTAAATGCAGATTTATATAAAAATGATTCACTTGTAAATCTCGAGATTATTATTTCATCTCAAGGAAAAAAAGTTATGATTAATAATGTTGAAAAGAGAAAAATAAGTGAATATATTGGCGTTTTTAATGTTGTTATTTTTGCCCCTGAAGATTTAGATATAATAAAAGGTGAACCAACAAATAGAAGAAAGTTTCTTGATGTAGAAATCGGACAAATTTCTTCTATTTATATTTATCACTTGAATCAATATAATAAAGTACTTAAACAGAGAAATGAATATTTAAAACAAATTTCTCATAACAAGCAAGTTGACTATGCTTATTTAGATATTTTAACTGAACAATTAGCAAGACATGGAGAAATCATTACTAAAAAAAGAATTAATTTTATTAAAAAATTAAATATTTACGGAAATCATTTACACAAATATATTTCAAATTTTGAAGAGAATTTAACCATTCAATATAAATCAAATTATCATTTACGAGAAGAAGAGGTTACTTTTGACAATATTTTCAATGTTTATAAAAACAATTATCAAAAAGCGATAACAAAAGGTATTACACAATTAGGGATTCAAAGAGATGATATTAGATTTATTGTTAATAACATTGATGTAAGTGACTTTGGATCACAAGGTCAACAGAGAACTGCTGCTTTAGCGATTAAATTATCTTTAATAGATTTTATTAAGGAAGAAACTAAATATTATCCAATTGTATTATTAGATGATGTTTTATCAGAATTAGATGACACTAGACAAACGCAGTTATTAGATTGTATAAAAGATAAAGTTCAAACATTTGTGACAACAACAAATATATCTGGAATTAAAAGCGACCTTGTCGATAAAGCAGATATTTTTTATATTGAAAATGCACAAATCTTTAAAAGAGAAGGTGAACATAATGGAAAATAA
- a CDS encoding IS30 family transposase, whose translation MSYKHITINELTNIEANYRLGIKARECALRMQIGKDKVYTYYKLFIQGLTVIQIYNQYQENRKRCGRKHIKLSEEKLKEIDYRLDSDWSLDAIAGRDKVDQVEERCSTKTLYNMVKRDLIDKNKLRRKGKRNPKGHNETRGKINVCKTIHERNEKYPMSSSNEEYGHFEGDTIVGEKRKSAIVTLVEKQTKYIILLKASRKSEDVKLATCNWLNELPNNCIITITFDRGKEFSKWKEIEQESLVDVGIYFGDPGSPGQRGLNENSNGIVRKDLPKSTILSVYTQEELNLIANKWNSIPRKSLNYLTPAKVLNKTTGVDTLLTVA comes from the coding sequence ATGTCATATAAACATATTACCATAAATGAATTAACAAATATAGAGGCAAATTATAGATTAGGTATAAAAGCTAGAGAATGTGCACTTAGAATGCAAATAGGAAAAGATAAAGTTTATACGTATTATAAGTTGTTTATTCAAGGACTTACAGTAATTCAAATTTATAATCAGTACCAAGAAAATAGAAAAAGATGTGGAAGAAAACATATTAAGTTATCTGAAGAAAAACTAAAAGAAATTGATTATAGGTTAGATTCTGATTGGTCACTAGATGCCATAGCTGGTAGAGATAAAGTAGATCAAGTAGAAGAAAGATGTTCAACTAAAACTTTATACAACATGGTTAAAAGAGATTTAATAGACAAGAATAAACTAAGACGCAAAGGTAAAAGAAATCCTAAAGGGCATAACGAAACTAGAGGTAAAATAAACGTCTGTAAGACGATTCATGAGCGCAATGAAAAGTACCCTATGTCTAGTAGTAATGAGGAATATGGACACTTTGAAGGCGATACAATTGTGGGCGAGAAACGTAAGTCTGCAATTGTAACATTAGTTGAAAAACAAACTAAATACATTATCTTGTTAAAGGCAAGTAGAAAAAGTGAAGATGTGAAATTAGCAACATGTAATTGGCTCAATGAACTACCTAATAACTGTATTATAACAATTACCTTTGATCGTGGAAAAGAATTCTCAAAATGGAAAGAAATTGAGCAGGAGAGTTTAGTAGATGTGGGTATCTATTTTGGTGACCCAGGCTCTCCAGGACAAAGAGGATTGAATGAAAACTCCAATGGTATTGTAAGAAAAGATTTACCTAAATCCACTATTTTATCAGTTTATACCCAGGAAGAATTAAACCTAATAGCAAATAAGTGGAATAGCATTCCACGTAAGTCTTTAAATTATTTAACACCTGCAAAGGTGTTGAATAAAACAACCGGTGTAGATACACTACTTACAGTTGCTTAA